The following proteins are co-located in the Triticum aestivum cultivar Chinese Spring chromosome 1A, IWGSC CS RefSeq v2.1, whole genome shotgun sequence genome:
- the LOC123179900 gene encoding uncharacterized protein has protein sequence MDQELQEADVLWPQHNSDHRRDGDDGSNVDGDITKLSSPELSAPVPVPHRKRRSRSWSTSDGSGSGNDDCSDGDVRCTNDAKRNVPPHVLAERRRRLAGRSTAAYSMCSGKGRTLKGRDLRNIRNLVLRLTGFIEK, from the coding sequence ATGGATCAGGAGCTCCAAGAAGCCGACGTCCTCTGGCCTCAGCACAACTCCGACCACCGCCGCGACGGCGACGACGGCAGCAACGTCGACGGGGACATAACAAAGCTATCCTCGCCGGAGCTGTCTGCCCCGGTCCCCGTGCCTCACCGGAAGCGGCGGTCTCGCTCCTGGTCGACGTCCGACGGGAGCGGCAGTGGCAACGACGACTGCAGCGACGGCGACGTCCGATGCACCAACGACGCAAAGAGGAACGTGCCGCCGCACGTCCTGGCCGAGCGGCGGCGGAGGCTCGCCGGGAGGTCGACGGCGGCCTACTCCATGTGCAGCGGGAAAGGGAGGACGCTCAAAGGGCGGGACCTCCGCAACATCAGGAACCTCGTCCTCAGGTTGACCGGATTCATCGAGAAATGA